Proteins from a single region of Ziziphus jujuba cultivar Dongzao chromosome 1, ASM3175591v1:
- the LOC107415244 gene encoding calcium-transporting ATPase 12, plasma membrane-type — protein MCSLYHDRNGQIKEMDVKKSWEFKHIVEGMHTDHLKTIAFAYKDIDISIVEENDLTLVAMVGLKNTCCTETIDAISACQNAGVKIRLASEDNVSVLKDIAHKCGLKMLRNSDRSVLEGTDFRSLTETERMDLVDKIAVMGNSHPSDRLLLVQCLKKKGNVVAVVGNRTTASATLKAADVGVAMGIWNSEMARESSDIIVRNGNFGLFVSLISCGRCTYNNILKYIQFELTMIISGKLISFITTVSLVAIPITAIQLILANFVVNLAGGLALLTEPPTDELMLKSPISPTEPFITKGMWRNIATQALYQTSILVTLHFKGKNLLGISEQVSKSIVFNSFMVCQAFNLLNSREPEKKNVLKGLAQNPCFHMAVFIILILKVSFTEISHILVDYARLNMRQWGLCILMGFVSLPIDLAVKLTASFIKIYPLLPNIGSTSFTASVPAESTASSIFELPWIAAGKNSDSTTLA, from the coding sequence ATGTGCTCCCTTTACCATGACAGGAATGGTCAAATAAAGGAAATGGATGTAAAAAAGTCATGGGAGTTTAAGCATATTGTTGAAGGAATGCACACTGACCATCTCAAAACCATTGCATTTGCTTACAAGGATATTGATATTTCAATTGTAGAAGAAAATGACTTGACATTAGTAGCAATGGTAGGCCTGAAAAACACATGCTGCACGGAGACAATAGATGCAATTAGTGCTTGTCAAAACGCTGGAGTAAAAATCAGACTTGCTTCAGAAGATAATGTTTCAGTTCTGAAAGACATAGCTCATAAGTGTGGATTAAAAATGCTTCGCAACTCAGACAGATCGGTGCTTGAAGGTACAGATTTTCGAAGTCTTACTGAAACAGAGAGGATGGATCTAGTGGATAAAATTGCTGTTATGGGAAATTCTCATCCATCTGATAGGCTCCTCCTCGTTCAGTGTTTGAAGAAGAAAGGCAATGTGGTTGCAGTGGTTGGAAACAGAACAACTGCAAGTGCTACACTAAAAGCAGCTGATGTTGGGGTGGCCATGGGGATTTGGAACAGCGAAATGGCAAGAGAAAGTTCAGACATCATTGTTCGAAATGGAAATTTCGGCTTGTTTGTGAGCCTTATCAGTTGCGGAAGATGTACTTACAACAACATCCTGAAATACATTCAATTTGAGCTCACAATGATCATATCAGGGAAATTGATTTCCTTCATCACCACAGTGTCTTTGGTAGCCATCCCAATTACGGCGATCCAATTGATCTTAGCAAACTTTGTTGTGAACCTAGCTGGTGGGCTTGCTCTATTAACAGAGCCACCTACGGATGAACTGATGCTCAAATCTCCAATCAGCCCAACTGAACCTTTCATCACAAAGGGCATGTGGAGAAACATAGCAACTCAAGCTCTATACCAGACATCCATCTTGGTCACCCTTCATTTCAAAGGGAAAAATCTACTTGGCATTAGCGAGCAGGTGAGCAAATCCATTGTCTTCAACAGTTTCATGGTCTGCCAGGCATTCAACCTGTTGAATTCAAGGGAGCCAGAGAAGAAAAACGTGCTCAAAGGGCTTGCTCAAAATCCTTGCTTTCATATGGCTGTGTTTATCATCCTAATCCTGAAGGTATCTTTTACTGAGATTTCACATATTCTTGTGGATTATGCCAGATTGAACATGAGACAGTGGGGTTTGTGTATTCTAATGGGATTTGTTTCATTGCCAATCGATTTGGCTGTGAAATTGACCGCCAGCTTCATCAAGATTTATCCACTCCTCCCTAATATTGGATCTACAAGTTTCACGGCGTCTGTTCCTGCGGAATCAACAGCTTCTAGTATTTTCGAGCTCCCTTGGATTGCTGCTGGGAAAAATTCTGACTCCACTACTTTGGCTTAG